A portion of the Bifidobacterium sp. ESL0800 genome contains these proteins:
- the rpsH gene encoding 30S ribosomal protein S8 has protein sequence MTMTDPIADMLTRLRNASAAKHETVSMPYSKFKAAIAEILKREGYIKDFTATDARVGQNLEITLKYGQNGERAIQGIKRISKPGLRRYAKSDALPMPLGGMGVAIISTSAGLLTQKDCLDRGIGGEIVAFVW, from the coding sequence ATGACAATGACAGATCCAATCGCAGACATGCTTACGCGTCTGCGTAATGCGAGTGCGGCGAAGCATGAGACCGTTTCCATGCCGTACTCCAAGTTCAAGGCGGCGATCGCCGAGATCCTCAAGCGTGAAGGCTATATCAAAGACTTCACCGCCACGGATGCTCGCGTCGGCCAGAATCTTGAGATCACGCTGAAGTACGGCCAGAATGGCGAACGTGCCATCCAGGGTATCAAGCGCATCTCGAAGCCCGGCCTTCGTCGTTATGCAAAGTCGGACGCACTGCCGATGCCACTCGGTGGCATGGGTGTCGCGATCATTTCGACCAGTGCAGGATTGTTGACCCAGAAAGATTGCCTCGACCGGGGCATCGGCGGCGAGATCGTCGCCTTCGTATGGTGA
- the rplF gene encoding 50S ribosomal protein L6, with protein MASHIGKLPVTIPAGVEVKIDGQNFSVKGAKGSDSYTIPDGITARVEDNTIYFDPADDQLQTRADHGLARSIVASMVEGVHVGFTKTLDIVGTGYRAQMKGKGIEFSLGYSHTITVNPPEGITFELPNANQVVVKGIDKQAVGQAAANIRALRKPEPYKGKGIKYSDEHILRKAGKAGK; from the coding sequence ATGGCATCACATATTGGTAAGCTCCCCGTCACCATCCCGGCAGGCGTGGAAGTAAAGATCGACGGACAGAACTTCAGCGTCAAAGGCGCCAAGGGTTCTGATTCCTACACTATTCCCGACGGCATCACCGCCCGCGTCGAAGACAACACCATTTACTTCGACCCGGCTGATGACCAGCTGCAGACCCGTGCAGACCACGGTCTGGCCCGTTCCATCGTCGCTTCGATGGTCGAGGGTGTCCACGTTGGTTTCACCAAGACGCTGGACATCGTCGGCACCGGTTATCGTGCGCAGATGAAGGGCAAGGGCATCGAGTTCTCGCTCGGCTATTCGCACACCATCACCGTCAACCCGCCCGAGGGCATCACCTTCGAGCTGCCGAACGCCAACCAGGTGGTCGTCAAGGGTATTGACAAGCAGGCGGTCGGTCAGGCCGCGGCCAATATCCGTGCGCTTCGCAAGCCGGAACCCTACAAGGGCAAGGGCATCAAGTACTCTGACGAACACATCCTGCGCAAGGCTGGAAAGGCTGGTAAGTGA
- the rplR gene encoding 50S ribosomal protein L18, whose protein sequence is MTVKIFGKGKKVARLRRHARLRKHLRGTAERPRLVVTRSNRHMVAQIVDDTKGITLVSESTITHDFDGFKGTKTEAAQKVGELIAKKAKDAGISSVVFDRGGNKYHGRVAAVAEGARQGGLAL, encoded by the coding sequence ATGACAGTCAAGATTTTCGGTAAAGGCAAGAAAGTCGCAAGGCTTCGTCGTCACGCTCGTCTGCGCAAGCACCTGCGCGGCACCGCGGAGCGTCCGCGTCTGGTCGTCACCCGTTCGAATCGTCACATGGTCGCTCAGATCGTCGACGACACCAAGGGCATCACTTTGGTCAGCGAGTCCACCATCACCCATGATTTCGATGGGTTCAAGGGCACCAAGACCGAAGCCGCACAGAAGGTCGGCGAGCTGATTGCCAAGAAGGCCAAGGACGCGGGCATCAGCTCCGTCGTCTTCGACCGTGGCGGCAACAAGTATCATGGTCGCGTCGCAGCCGTAGCTGAGGGCGCCCGTCAGGGAGGTCTTGCACTGTGA
- the rpsE gene encoding 30S ribosomal protein S5 has translation MSDNEKETQVTEENQNTQASNDSKQGQRAAGGRDDRRNDDRRGGRRGGRGEGRRDDRRGGRRGRHEENRGDELLDRVVTINRVSKTRKGGRSMSFAALVVVGDGNGTVGVGYGKSREVPAAIAKGQLDAKKHMFSVPRVRGTVTHPVIGHDAAGTVLLRPAAPGTGVIAGGAVRAVMECAGISDILTKSMGSATAVNVVRATVDALKQLEEPEEIAARRGLTVEQVAPDTLLRARAEGIAAARKAREDAKAEAAQSKDGEE, from the coding sequence GTGAGCGACAACGAAAAGGAAACCCAAGTGACTGAAGAAAATCAGAACACGCAGGCGTCCAACGATAGCAAGCAAGGTCAGCGTGCCGCCGGTGGCCGTGACGATCGTCGCAATGATGATCGCCGTGGTGGCCGTCGTGGTGGACGTGGCGAGGGTCGTCGTGACGACCGTCGCGGTGGTCGTCGCGGCCGTCACGAGGAAAATCGTGGCGATGAGCTGCTCGATCGCGTCGTGACCATCAACCGTGTTTCCAAGACCCGTAAGGGTGGCCGCTCCATGAGCTTCGCCGCTCTGGTCGTGGTCGGAGACGGCAACGGCACCGTAGGTGTTGGCTATGGCAAGTCCCGTGAGGTTCCTGCCGCCATCGCCAAGGGCCAGCTTGACGCCAAGAAGCACATGTTCAGCGTGCCGCGTGTCCGTGGCACCGTGACCCACCCGGTCATCGGCCATGACGCCGCAGGCACCGTTCTGCTCCGTCCCGCCGCTCCCGGCACCGGTGTAATCGCCGGTGGCGCCGTTCGCGCCGTCATGGAGTGCGCTGGCATCTCCGATATTCTCACCAAGTCCATGGGCAGCGCCACCGCGGTCAACGTGGTTCGCGCCACCGTGGATGCGCTGAAGCAGCTCGAGGAGCCGGAAGAGATCGCGGCACGCCGTGGCTTGACCGTTGAACAAGTCGCTCCCGACACCCTGCTTCGTGCTCGCGCCGAAGGCATCGCAGCGGCCCGCAAGGCCCGTGAGGACGCCAAGGCCGAAGCCGCACAATCCAAGGACGGTGAAGAGTAA
- the rpmD gene encoding 50S ribosomal protein L30, producing MADLKITLTKGLVNRKPAQRDTVRTLGLHKIGQTVVREDTPATRGLINAVRHLVTVEEA from the coding sequence ATGGCAGATCTGAAGATCACACTTACCAAAGGTCTGGTCAACCGCAAGCCCGCCCAGCGCGACACCGTTCGCACGCTCGGCCTGCACAAGATCGGTCAGACGGTTGTCCGTGAGGACACTCCTGCAACCCGCGGTCTGATCAATGCGGTTCGCCACTTGGTCACGGTTGAGGAGGCCTGA
- the rplO gene encoding 50S ribosomal protein L15: MAEQEENTILQMHDLRPAPGAKKNRIRVGRGEGSKGKTSGRGAKGTLKRYQVRPGFEGGQLPLYMRLPKLRGFKSPFKKEFQVVNVSALSELFPKGGEVSVEDLVKAGAVRAGYPVKVLGDGETKVAFTLKGVKASKSARAKIEAAGGSISEE, encoded by the coding sequence ATGGCAGAACAAGAAGAAAACACGATTTTGCAGATGCACGATCTGCGTCCTGCGCCGGGTGCTAAGAAGAACCGCATCCGCGTGGGTCGTGGTGAGGGTTCCAAGGGTAAGACCTCGGGACGTGGCGCCAAGGGCACTTTGAAGCGTTATCAGGTTCGTCCTGGCTTCGAAGGTGGCCAGCTGCCTCTGTATATGCGCCTGCCGAAGCTGCGCGGCTTCAAGAGCCCCTTCAAGAAGGAGTTCCAGGTTGTCAACGTCTCCGCTCTCTCCGAGTTGTTCCCGAAGGGTGGAGAGGTCAGTGTCGAGGACTTGGTCAAGGCCGGTGCCGTTCGCGCCGGATACCCTGTCAAGGTCCTGGGCGACGGCGAGACCAAGGTCGCGTTCACGCTCAAGGGTGTGAAGGCTTCCAAGTCCGCTCGTGCCAAGATCGAAGCTGCAGGCGGCTCTATTTCCGAAGAGTAA
- a CDS encoding adenylate kinase gives MRLLIMGPQGVGKGTQAKLIAEHYGIPHISTGDIFRYNMKNNTPLGQEAKSYTDKGKLVPDELTNKIVKDRLAMDDAKNGWILDGYPRNAAQVEALDTMLEELGTPLDKVVALDADRDILMARIAKRAAEEGRADDNAEAIAQRLKTYDEETAPLLDTYKSRGCLVSIDGQGEIDDISKNIFAALD, from the coding sequence ATGCGTCTATTGATCATGGGCCCGCAAGGAGTGGGCAAGGGAACGCAAGCCAAGCTGATCGCCGAGCACTATGGCATCCCGCACATCTCCACCGGCGACATTTTCCGCTACAACATGAAGAACAACACCCCGCTCGGCCAAGAAGCCAAGAGCTATACCGACAAGGGCAAGCTTGTCCCCGACGAACTGACCAACAAAATCGTCAAGGATCGTCTCGCCATGGACGACGCCAAGAACGGTTGGATCCTCGACGGCTACCCCCGCAACGCGGCCCAGGTCGAGGCGCTCGACACGATGCTCGAAGAGCTCGGCACCCCGCTTGACAAGGTCGTGGCACTCGACGCCGACCGTGACATCCTGATGGCTCGCATCGCCAAGCGTGCCGCTGAAGAGGGCCGTGCCGACGACAACGCCGAGGCGATTGCCCAGAGGCTCAAGACCTATGACGAAGAGACGGCTCCGCTGCTCGACACCTACAAGTCGCGCGGCTGCCTTGTCTCCATCGACGGGCAAGGCGAGATCGACGACATTTCCAAGAACATCTTCGCAGCTCTGGACTGA
- the infA gene encoding translation initiation factor IF-1: MAKDGVIEVEGQVVEALPNAMFRVELENKHIVLATISGKMRKNYIRILPQDRVVLEMSPYDLNRGRITYRYK, encoded by the coding sequence ATGGCTAAAGACGGTGTGATTGAAGTTGAAGGTCAGGTAGTGGAAGCACTGCCGAACGCGATGTTTCGCGTCGAACTTGAAAACAAGCACATCGTGCTGGCCACCATTTCGGGCAAGATGCGCAAGAATTATATCCGCATCCTCCCGCAGGACCGTGTGGTCCTCGAAATGAGCCCTTACGACCTGAACCGCGGCCGTATTACGTACCGTTATAAGTAA
- the rpmJ gene encoding 50S ribosomal protein L36, with protein MKVSPSVKRICENCRVIRRHGRVMVICSNPRHKQRQG; from the coding sequence ATGAAGGTCAGCCCTAGTGTGAAGAGGATCTGCGAGAATTGCCGCGTGATCCGTCGTCACGGTCGCGTCATGGTGATCTGCTCCAACCCGCGCCACAAGCAGCGTCAAGGCTGA
- the rpsM gene encoding 30S ribosomal protein S13 — MARLAGVDIPNEKRIEIALTYIFGVGRTRAKETLAATGVNPDTRVKDLSDEQLITLRDYLEANYKIEGDLRREVDADIRRKIQINCYQGQRHRHGLPVRGQRTKTNARTRKGPKRTVAGKKKAVK, encoded by the coding sequence ATGGCACGTCTTGCCGGAGTCGACATCCCCAATGAGAAGCGCATCGAGATCGCCCTCACCTATATCTTTGGTGTCGGCCGTACTCGCGCGAAGGAAACGCTTGCCGCCACCGGAGTCAATCCGGATACCCGCGTCAAGGATCTGAGCGACGAGCAGCTTATTACGCTGCGTGACTATCTTGAGGCCAACTACAAGATTGAAGGCGATCTGCGTCGTGAAGTCGATGCGGATATTCGTCGCAAGATTCAGATCAACTGCTATCAGGGCCAGCGCCATCGTCACGGTCTGCCCGTGCGCGGTCAGCGCACCAAGACCAACGCCCGTACCCGCAAGGGCCCGAAGCGTACCGTCGCTGGAAAGAAGAAGGCCGTCAAGTAA
- the rpsK gene encoding 30S ribosomal protein S11, producing the protein MAAAKQAARKPRRRDRKSVPVGQAHIKSTFNNTIISITDPSGAVVAWASGGDVGFKGSRKSTPYAAGMAAESAARKAQEHGVKKVDVYVKGPGSGRETAIRSLQSAGLEVGSITDVTPQAHNGVRPPKRRRV; encoded by the coding sequence ATGGCAGCTGCAAAGCAAGCCGCGCGCAAGCCCCGTCGCCGTGACCGCAAGTCGGTACCGGTCGGCCAAGCGCACATCAAGTCCACTTTCAATAACACCATCATCTCCATCACGGATCCTTCGGGCGCAGTCGTGGCCTGGGCTTCCGGTGGCGATGTCGGTTTCAAGGGCTCACGTAAGTCCACTCCCTACGCCGCAGGCATGGCCGCTGAATCGGCCGCCCGTAAGGCGCAGGAACATGGCGTCAAGAAGGTTGACGTCTACGTCAAGGGTCCGGGCAGCGGTCGCGAAACCGCCATCCGCTCCCTGCAGTCCGCAGGTCTTGAGGTCGGTTCGATCACCGATGTCACCCCGCAGGCTCATAACGGTGTGCGCCCTCCGAAGCGCCGCCGCGTCTGA
- a CDS encoding DNA-directed RNA polymerase subunit alpha, with amino-acid sequence MLIAQRPQLTEESLNPQRSRFTIEPLEPGFGYTLGNSLRRTLLSSIPGAAVTSVRISGALHEFTTLPGVEEDVTEILLNIKGIVLTSEYDEPVVMYLRKSGKGEATAGDITPPAGVTIANPDMHIATLAEDGELEIEFTVERGRGYVPAQMNKQDNDEIGRIPVDSIYSPVLKVSYKVEATRVEQRTDFDKLILDVETKPAISPRDAVASAGSTLVELFGLCRELNTQAEGVEVGPAPVEEEVNPEMSIPIEELNLTQRSYNCLKREGIHTVGELVSHTEQDLLDIRNFGMKSIDEVKEKLESMGLSLKASPLGFDTNNLEGGTFFSPEDE; translated from the coding sequence GTGCTTATTGCACAGCGTCCGCAACTTACTGAGGAATCACTGAATCCGCAGCGTTCTCGTTTTACCATCGAGCCGCTCGAGCCGGGATTCGGCTATACGCTCGGTAATTCGTTGCGTCGTACTCTGTTGAGCTCCATTCCCGGGGCTGCAGTCACTTCCGTGCGTATCTCCGGTGCCCTGCACGAGTTCACCACTCTGCCAGGCGTCGAAGAGGATGTCACCGAAATCCTGCTGAACATCAAGGGAATCGTGCTTACCAGTGAATATGACGAACCGGTTGTCATGTATCTGCGTAAAAGCGGCAAGGGCGAGGCCACCGCGGGGGATATCACCCCTCCGGCCGGCGTCACCATCGCCAACCCGGATATGCATATCGCCACCCTCGCCGAAGATGGGGAACTCGAGATCGAGTTCACCGTCGAGCGCGGCCGTGGCTATGTCCCCGCGCAGATGAACAAGCAGGACAACGATGAGATCGGTCGTATCCCGGTCGATTCCATCTACTCCCCGGTGCTCAAGGTGAGCTACAAGGTCGAGGCCACCCGTGTCGAACAGCGCACGGACTTCGACAAGCTCATCCTCGATGTGGAGACCAAGCCGGCGATTTCGCCGCGCGATGCCGTCGCCTCCGCCGGTTCCACCCTGGTTGAGCTCTTCGGCCTGTGCCGTGAACTCAACACGCAGGCGGAAGGCGTCGAGGTCGGCCCTGCTCCGGTTGAAGAAGAAGTCAACCCGGAGATGTCGATTCCGATCGAGGAACTCAATCTCACCCAGCGCAGCTATAACTGCCTGAAGCGTGAAGGTATCCACACCGTTGGTGAATTGGTGTCCCACACCGAGCAGGATCTGCTCGACATCCGTAATTTCGGTATGAAGTCAATCGATGAGGTCAAGGAGAAGCTCGAAAGCATGGGTCTCTCGCTGAAGGCCTCTCCGCTGGGCTTCGATACCAACAACCTTGAAGGTGGCACCTTCTTCTCGCCCGAAGACGAGTAA
- the rplQ gene encoding 50S ribosomal protein L17 produces the protein MPTPRKGPHLASSPAHERLMLANMATSLFEHGRIVTTLPKAKRLRPVAERLITFAKKGDLAHRRRVMRVIRNKSIVHKLFTEIAEQMKQREGGYTRIVKIAAAKGNNAPRAIIELVTEPVSAKQSVVKEAEASAAAAVDKAQVEETEAKAQKSAAKAAETKTDKAVDEAEAKETEVNADVAADKAEVKKTEAKDADAKAKKAPAKKSAAKKADKEEK, from the coding sequence ATGCCTACACCTAGAAAAGGGCCGCACCTGGCTTCAAGCCCGGCTCATGAGCGTTTGATGCTCGCGAACATGGCCACCAGCCTGTTCGAGCACGGCCGCATCGTCACCACGTTGCCGAAGGCCAAGCGCCTCCGTCCGGTGGCCGAGCGCCTGATCACCTTCGCCAAGAAGGGCGACCTCGCTCATCGCCGTCGCGTGATGCGTGTCATCCGCAACAAGTCCATCGTGCACAAGCTCTTCACGGAGATCGCCGAGCAGATGAAGCAGCGTGAGGGTGGCTATACCCGCATCGTCAAGATCGCCGCGGCCAAGGGCAACAACGCGCCGCGCGCCATCATCGAGCTCGTCACCGAGCCGGTCAGCGCCAAGCAGTCCGTGGTCAAGGAAGCGGAAGCCTCCGCTGCGGCAGCCGTCGACAAGGCTCAGGTTGAAGAGACCGAAGCCAAGGCTCAGAAGAGCGCCGCTAAGGCCGCCGAGACCAAGACGGACAAGGCTGTCGACGAGGCCGAGGCCAAGGAGACTGAGGTCAACGCCGATGTCGCCGCCGACAAGGCCGAGGTCAAGAAGACCGAAGCCAAGGACGCCGATGCGAAGGCCAAGAAGGCTCCTGCGAAGAAGTCCGCAGCCAAGAAGGCTGACAAGGAAGAGAAGTGA
- a CDS encoding tRNA pseudouridine synthase A, with translation MRLRIDLAYDGGGFHGWAKQPGLRTVQGELEEALSKILHVSGRSGRTVQPSDAASGGAKRDCRLEARPGADESLQLVVAGRTDTGVHAAQQVCHLDVSEETLQRCVGHMDVPATVALERRLRHALPADIALHHVSVAPDGFDARFSALQRTYVYRISDGLRSADPRLRGFVWNIEDTLDIQAMNRAAAMTIGLHDFGSFATPNPGGTTIREVKQAVWRRVPVTGMYGDALGSYHDSAELDTAAIGDAALGSTSKPEDSAAADATGAMDGQESDHHSTVRLAELTSPVAFQATAEANQNYIVPSLESGLVCFTIVADAFAHNMVRSLVNACVQVGRHRKSLEWFAHKMAKPEREGSTGPIAACGLTLEHVAYPPDSELAGRARSIRARRTLD, from the coding sequence ATGAGACTACGAATTGACTTGGCATACGACGGCGGCGGCTTCCACGGTTGGGCGAAGCAGCCCGGCCTGCGTACCGTGCAGGGGGAGCTTGAGGAGGCACTCAGTAAGATTCTGCATGTGTCAGGCCGCTCCGGGCGAACGGTTCAACCAAGTGATGCCGCTTCTGGCGGAGCAAAACGCGATTGCCGGCTTGAGGCGCGGCCTGGAGCCGATGAATCACTGCAATTGGTGGTTGCCGGCCGAACCGATACGGGAGTGCATGCTGCGCAGCAAGTCTGCCATCTTGACGTGTCGGAAGAGACCCTGCAGCGTTGCGTCGGACATATGGATGTTCCCGCTACGGTGGCCCTTGAACGGCGCCTAAGGCACGCGTTGCCGGCCGATATCGCTCTGCACCATGTGTCGGTGGCACCGGATGGCTTCGACGCCCGTTTCTCGGCTTTACAACGTACGTATGTCTATCGGATTTCGGATGGGTTGAGATCGGCCGATCCGAGGTTGCGCGGTTTCGTCTGGAATATCGAAGATACGCTTGACATTCAGGCGATGAACCGGGCCGCGGCCATGACTATCGGCCTGCATGATTTCGGCTCCTTTGCCACCCCCAATCCCGGCGGCACCACCATCCGCGAGGTCAAGCAGGCGGTGTGGCGGCGTGTGCCCGTAACAGGGATGTATGGTGATGCTCTCGGTTCTTATCATGATTCGGCTGAACTGGATACTGCGGCAATTGGCGACGCCGCCCTCGGATCCACGTCAAAACCCGAGGATTCGGCGGCCGCGGACGCGACAGGAGCAATGGATGGCCAAGAATCGGATCATCACTCAACCGTCCGATTGGCTGAATTGACGTCCCCGGTGGCGTTTCAGGCAACGGCTGAAGCCAATCAGAACTACATCGTGCCGTCGCTTGAGTCCGGGCTGGTGTGTTTCACCATCGTGGCCGACGCCTTCGCGCACAATATGGTGCGTTCGCTGGTCAACGCCTGCGTACAGGTCGGCCGGCACCGCAAGTCGCTCGAATGGTTCGCGCACAAGATGGCCAAACCCGAACGCGAAGGCTCGACCGGCCCCATCGCTGCCTGCGGTCTGACGTTGGAGCACGTTGCCTACCCGCCGGACTCCGAACTTGCCGGCCGGGCGCGATCCATCCGCGCCCGCCGCACGCTCGATTAA
- a CDS encoding ABC transporter ATP-binding protein has protein sequence MTGLRVSHLTKRYRGNDFDSLHDVSFEVGKGEIVGLVGKNGAGKTTLMKMIAKAQRPSSGSVSYNGADIFGQDRVLEPFGIMIGAIFLPYLSVEDNLSFYLKLHGKSRYEPNIRPTLELVDLWRKRERKPSGFSFGMKQRLALAMCMVDEPEFMILDEPFIGLDPDGVHELIGVLKRWAADRDTTILISSHQLAELEAICTRYLFLDNGRLARQLAGTGNELTVIRLSRPLDDPRDFKGMHPQVAAVSADGTSLSIDTSKGPLNGVLSELTLTCGVAGITVQHNGLDTLFGKEQQ, from the coding sequence ATGACGGGTTTGCGGGTCAGCCATCTGACGAAACGTTACCGGGGCAACGACTTCGATTCGCTGCACGACGTCAGCTTCGAGGTCGGCAAAGGCGAGATCGTGGGGCTTGTCGGCAAGAACGGCGCGGGCAAGACCACGCTGATGAAGATGATCGCGAAGGCGCAGAGGCCCTCGTCCGGCAGCGTGTCCTACAACGGGGCCGACATCTTCGGCCAGGATCGCGTCCTGGAACCGTTCGGCATCATGATCGGCGCGATATTCCTGCCGTACCTGAGCGTCGAGGACAACCTGTCCTTCTACCTGAAACTGCACGGCAAATCCAGATACGAGCCGAACATCCGCCCCACCCTCGAACTGGTCGACCTGTGGAGGAAACGCGAGCGGAAGCCAAGCGGGTTCTCGTTCGGCATGAAGCAACGGCTCGCGCTGGCGATGTGCATGGTCGACGAGCCCGAATTCATGATCCTGGACGAGCCGTTCATCGGCCTGGACCCCGACGGGGTGCACGAACTCATCGGCGTGCTGAAACGCTGGGCGGCCGACCGCGACACCACGATCCTCATCTCGAGCCACCAGCTGGCGGAACTCGAGGCCATCTGCACACGCTACCTGTTCCTCGACAACGGCAGGCTCGCCCGCCAGCTCGCCGGGACCGGCAACGAGCTCACCGTCATCAGGCTCTCCCGGCCGCTGGACGACCCGCGGGACTTCAAAGGCATGCACCCGCAGGTCGCCGCCGTCTCCGCGGACGGTACCTCACTGAGCATCGACACCTCCAAAGGCCCATTGAACGGCGTGCTCTCGGAACTGACCCTCACCTGCGGCGTCGCCGGCATCACGGTCCAACACAACGGACTCGACACGCTTTTCGGAAAGGAACAACAATGA
- a CDS encoding histidine kinase — MSKILGYVKAPGKRGLCIWAAACCLVVCAETPFWHPHGLWSWVSLLVQFLLSMAIAVSPVPACVAHILFYGAVEALGLPVAQSAFVMLPVIGLLAYQAMPLYAIGGVCLLSAANMLFNVHEHYRGAVTSGLAAGMFYLAVAVVGIILANRRDSIAARERLFEAQRAQRELDEIKGNQRLAKRIHDSITQEISAIAIQSWQWKDDDTIPEEPKKALDAIYKASQSALNNMHEVVDVLKLDQSDVTEPQAESNDDTSRPVDLNQAVRELVGKEQRSMDGLGYRGRSAVGRYDSEIPVSEDEAAIVTDCIRELYANIIRHTIPGKDTFALSVSIDAERVTLTETNTISRPQTGDIPLGHVRHGLGLKAHRREIEDAGGVVRSRADDDGWFIHIEIPLKGRQKD; from the coding sequence ATGTCAAAGATACTCGGATACGTGAAGGCTCCCGGGAAACGAGGCCTCTGCATCTGGGCCGCGGCGTGCTGCCTCGTCGTGTGCGCCGAAACGCCGTTCTGGCATCCGCATGGCCTGTGGTCGTGGGTCTCGCTTCTGGTCCAGTTCCTGCTCAGCATGGCCATCGCGGTTTCTCCGGTGCCGGCGTGCGTCGCCCACATCCTGTTCTATGGCGCGGTCGAGGCTTTGGGATTGCCGGTGGCACAATCCGCTTTCGTTATGCTTCCCGTAATCGGCCTATTGGCCTACCAAGCCATGCCGCTGTATGCGATTGGTGGGGTGTGCCTGCTTTCGGCCGCCAACATGCTGTTCAACGTCCACGAGCATTATCGGGGTGCGGTCACCAGCGGCCTGGCGGCGGGCATGTTTTATCTCGCCGTCGCCGTCGTCGGCATCATCCTGGCCAACAGGCGGGACTCGATAGCCGCGAGGGAGCGGCTGTTCGAGGCGCAACGCGCGCAACGCGAACTCGACGAGATCAAGGGCAACCAGCGGCTCGCCAAGCGGATCCACGATTCGATAACGCAGGAGATCTCGGCCATCGCGATCCAGTCGTGGCAGTGGAAGGACGACGACACGATCCCGGAAGAGCCGAAGAAGGCTCTGGATGCCATCTACAAGGCCTCGCAATCCGCTCTCAACAACATGCACGAGGTCGTAGACGTCCTGAAACTCGACCAATCCGACGTGACGGAACCACAAGCGGAGAGCAATGACGATACTTCCCGTCCCGTCGACCTGAATCAGGCCGTCCGCGAACTGGTCGGCAAGGAGCAGCGGTCGATGGACGGGCTCGGCTACCGCGGCCGGTCGGCGGTCGGCCGTTACGATTCTGAGATTCCCGTAAGTGAGGACGAGGCGGCGATCGTCACGGACTGCATCCGGGAGCTGTACGCCAACATCATCAGGCACACCATTCCCGGAAAGGACACCTTCGCCCTGTCCGTCTCGATCGACGCCGAAAGGGTCACGCTGACCGAGACGAACACCATATCGCGTCCGCAGACCGGCGACATTCCGCTCGGCCATGTACGGCACGGCCTGGGCCTCAAAGCCCACCGGCGCGAGATCGAGGACGCCGGCGGCGTGGTACGCTCGCGGGCGGACGACGACGGCTGGTTCATCCATATCGAGATACCGCTGAAAGGAAGACAAAAAGACTGA
- a CDS encoding response regulator transcription factor produces the protein MKQALKTGILDNDRLSLDRITSVLPKLLPGLVVAWSTASADEAVRRCLDEQWRPDLFITDVELDGTTGMEVCRRIRRGRCAVPILAMSSFSPRKYARQLSQAGAQGFMVKGNMQQMVAALNNVAAGDTFSPETDISFPSPEDACQAAEATPEQNDIFDSLSDLEQQILQQTSEGFTNEEIAESLNTAPATIRSHTRTIRKKLGAKTLSHAVALWLTHNITG, from the coding sequence ATGAAACAGGCATTGAAGACGGGGATACTGGACAACGACAGGCTCTCGCTGGACCGGATCACGTCGGTGCTGCCGAAACTGCTGCCGGGCCTTGTCGTCGCCTGGAGCACGGCCAGCGCCGACGAGGCCGTCCGTCGCTGCCTGGACGAGCAATGGCGGCCCGATCTTTTCATCACCGACGTCGAGCTCGACGGGACCACCGGCATGGAGGTCTGCCGCCGTATCCGCCGCGGACGGTGCGCGGTGCCCATCCTGGCGATGAGCTCGTTCAGCCCCAGAAAATACGCCCGGCAGCTTTCACAGGCCGGCGCGCAAGGATTCATGGTCAAAGGCAACATGCAGCAAATGGTCGCGGCTCTCAACAACGTCGCCGCCGGAGATACGTTCTCGCCGGAAACCGACATATCGTTCCCCAGCCCGGAAGACGCCTGCCAGGCCGCAGAGGCCACCCCGGAGCAAAACGACATCTTCGACTCCCTGAGCGACCTCGAGCAACAGATTCTCCAACAGACCTCGGAAGGATTCACCAACGAGGAAATCGCCGAATCCCTCAACACCGCCCCGGCCACGATACGCTCGCACACCCGCACGATCCGCAAGAAACTGGGCGCCAAGACTTTGAGCCATGCCGTGGCCCTCTGGCTGACCCACAACATCACTGGCTGA